Proteins co-encoded in one Saccharopolyspora antimicrobica genomic window:
- a CDS encoding GtrA family protein yields the protein MRRGAQLGRFALVGGANTTVHCAVYFALLALLPYLLAHVVATAVATLCSYLLNCRFTFGVPVRRRTLLLFPLVNLALVGLSAVAVAVAVVAGVDPVLAPLVGGAAVLPATFFASRAVLTARRGTGFGDWAAAAGVGAVVAVLSQIPLLANPSFYFWDDSAAQFLPMWHRLGERLLAGDWPLGLDLDSWMGGNLAGEALFGIWNPVHLLDFLLVVWIGDLAVAAAVVKTQFLVVLGVGTFLLCRSYGAARGIASVLGAALPVSGFVLYFQAGSWAGALMGFAWLPWAWWALRQRDRVPAFVAWILCFLCISAGDPYSVLALCLVFAGLLVERGRDRLRLVLLGVAVAVALPLVYGPVLAASEVGWRSGYAFFNTGQLVPGVGDLLNASLPSFLPQITTFGAFRMSVPATYFAWFAVPLLAWLDWRAVRWRGCACAVVLAGCYLLLCLGPSNLWLFRWPLRNVVVLHLAIAVLLAVALSGGLRTDRFKVRLFCSAASMLVGGYLAVAAWPAQAPKHLVSLAVVAVLLLLALRARLLVAVLHLGTACVLALQVVWFPVNRDVAAYHFPTDVRELRTRFAALGSGTVVQIADRDRIPPGQIVSGQAWSQLLFGNMPAAAGMANLVSYTGIGHAALHAALCLNYFGATCPRAYDRLWPLADQLRVEHVVVQRRLREVTTAPDGWRIARRDREVVVLSRETPIAWPEGRLSAARGVRVLEDVQHGQARETVRFDGSGELVFARLAWPGYRAEVDDRPVPVGATEAGLLRVRVPASSDGVLALSWSPPGFAWHVVLVCAGAALAVVLSTFPVAQRRSG from the coding sequence ATGCGGCGCGGGGCGCAGCTGGGGCGGTTCGCCCTGGTCGGCGGGGCGAACACGACCGTGCACTGCGCGGTCTACTTCGCTCTGCTCGCGCTGTTGCCGTACCTGCTGGCGCACGTGGTCGCGACCGCGGTGGCCACGCTGTGCTCCTACCTGCTCAACTGCCGGTTCACCTTCGGCGTCCCGGTGCGGCGCCGCACGCTCCTGCTGTTCCCGCTGGTGAACCTGGCGCTGGTCGGCTTGAGCGCAGTGGCGGTGGCCGTCGCGGTCGTGGCCGGTGTCGACCCGGTGCTGGCGCCGTTGGTCGGAGGCGCCGCCGTGCTGCCCGCGACGTTCTTCGCGAGTCGGGCGGTGCTGACCGCGCGGCGCGGAACGGGTTTCGGCGACTGGGCTGCCGCGGCCGGTGTCGGTGCGGTGGTCGCGGTGCTGAGCCAGATCCCGCTGCTGGCGAACCCGTCGTTCTACTTCTGGGACGACAGCGCGGCGCAGTTCCTGCCGATGTGGCACCGGTTGGGCGAGCGGTTGCTGGCCGGTGACTGGCCGCTGGGGCTGGACCTGGATTCGTGGATGGGCGGGAACCTGGCCGGTGAGGCGCTGTTCGGGATCTGGAACCCGGTGCACCTGCTGGACTTCCTGCTGGTGGTGTGGATCGGTGATCTCGCGGTCGCCGCTGCGGTGGTGAAGACGCAGTTCCTCGTCGTCCTCGGCGTCGGCACGTTCCTGCTGTGCCGCAGCTACGGCGCGGCGCGCGGCATCGCCTCGGTGCTCGGCGCGGCGCTTCCGGTGTCCGGGTTCGTGCTGTACTTCCAGGCAGGCTCGTGGGCGGGTGCGCTCATGGGATTCGCGTGGTTGCCGTGGGCGTGGTGGGCGCTGCGCCAGCGCGACCGGGTTCCGGCGTTCGTGGCGTGGATCCTGTGCTTCCTCTGCATCTCGGCTGGTGATCCCTACAGCGTGCTGGCGTTGTGCCTGGTGTTCGCCGGGCTGCTGGTCGAGCGCGGCCGGGACCGGCTGCGGTTGGTGCTGCTCGGTGTCGCGGTCGCCGTCGCGCTGCCGCTGGTCTACGGCCCGGTGCTGGCGGCATCGGAAGTCGGATGGCGGTCCGGGTACGCGTTCTTCAACACCGGGCAGCTGGTGCCGGGCGTCGGTGATCTCCTCAACGCGAGCCTGCCCTCGTTCCTCCCGCAGATCACCACGTTCGGCGCGTTCCGGATGTCGGTGCCCGCGACCTACTTCGCCTGGTTCGCGGTTCCGCTGCTGGCCTGGCTCGACTGGCGCGCCGTCAGGTGGCGCGGCTGCGCCTGCGCGGTGGTGCTGGCGGGCTGCTACCTGCTGCTGTGCCTGGGACCGTCGAACCTGTGGCTGTTCCGCTGGCCGCTGCGCAACGTCGTGGTGCTGCACTTGGCGATCGCCGTCCTGCTCGCCGTCGCGCTGTCCGGCGGCCTGCGCACCGACCGGTTCAAGGTGCGGCTGTTCTGCTCCGCCGCGTCGATGCTGGTCGGCGGGTACCTGGCCGTCGCCGCTTGGCCTGCGCAGGCGCCTAAGCACCTGGTTTCGCTGGCCGTGGTCGCTGTTCTGCTCCTGCTGGCGCTGCGCGCCCGGCTGCTCGTCGCGGTGCTGCACCTGGGCACGGCGTGCGTGCTGGCCTTGCAGGTGGTGTGGTTCCCGGTCAACCGGGACGTCGCGGCCTACCACTTCCCGACGGACGTGCGGGAGTTGCGGACGCGGTTCGCCGCGCTCGGCAGCGGAACCGTCGTGCAGATCGCCGACCGCGACCGGATCCCGCCCGGGCAGATCGTCTCGGGCCAGGCGTGGTCGCAGCTGCTGTTCGGCAACATGCCGGCTGCTGCCGGGATGGCGAACCTGGTGTCCTACACGGGGATCGGGCACGCGGCCCTGCACGCCGCGCTCTGCCTGAACTACTTCGGTGCCACCTGCCCGCGCGCCTACGACCGGCTTTGGCCGCTGGCCGATCAGCTCCGCGTCGAGCACGTCGTGGTGCAGCGCAGGCTGCGCGAGGTGACGACGGCTCCCGACGGCTGGCGGATCGCACGGCGTGACCGGGAAGTCGTCGTGCTCAGCCGGGAAACGCCCATCGCCTGGCCGGAAGGGCGGTTGAGCGCGGCACGCGGTGTGCGGGTCCTCGAGGACGTTCAGCACGGGCAGGCACGGGAGACCGTTCGCTTCGACGGTTCCGGTGAGCTCGTGTTCGCCCGGCTGGCCTGGCCCGGCTATCGCGCAGAGGTGGACGACCGCCCGGTTCCGGTCGGGGCGACCGAGGCCGGGTTGCTGCGGGTGCGAGTCCCGGCCTCCTCGGACGGCGTGCTCGCGCTCTCCTGGAGTCCGCCGGGCTTCGCGTGGCACGTCGTGCTGGTCTGCGCCGGAGCAGCGCTGGCCGTGGTCCTCTCCACGTTTCCGGTGGCACAGCGGAGGTCGGGATGA
- a CDS encoding glycosyltransferase family 2 protein: MYLSLVVPCFNEEHGLQRFHDALVAALSERVRDYEVILVDDGSTDRTLREARRLAAANPRFRYVSLSRNFGKEPAMLCGLRHALGDRVALLDADLQHPPELLRRMLPLLDSGYDQVVACRTRSGERRWRSLPARAYYRAARRFTGVRIPDGAGDFRVLSRRAVEAVLSLPEHHRFSKGLFAWIGFDTAYVSFRDAPRRFGRSKWTFGALVDHGLDGLTSFNAKPLRVSLYLGALLACAAGAWIARATAKAIVDGSRMSVCGALLVGVGGLQLCFLGVLGEYSGRSYFEAKRRPHYLVKELSPDVAGYRPRPVERVP; this comes from the coding sequence ATGTACCTGTCGCTGGTGGTGCCGTGCTTCAACGAGGAGCACGGCCTGCAACGGTTCCACGACGCGCTGGTCGCGGCGCTGTCCGAACGCGTCCGGGATTACGAGGTGATCCTGGTCGACGACGGCAGCACCGACCGGACGCTGCGCGAGGCCCGCCGGCTGGCGGCGGCGAACCCGCGCTTCCGCTACGTGTCGCTGAGCCGCAACTTCGGGAAGGAACCGGCGATGTTGTGCGGATTGCGGCACGCGCTGGGCGATCGCGTCGCGCTGCTGGACGCCGACCTGCAGCACCCGCCGGAGCTGCTGCGCCGGATGCTGCCGCTGCTGGACTCCGGCTACGACCAGGTCGTCGCGTGCCGCACCAGGAGCGGCGAGCGGCGCTGGCGGTCGTTGCCCGCCAGGGCGTACTACCGGGCGGCTCGCCGGTTCACCGGTGTCCGGATTCCCGACGGTGCGGGCGATTTCCGGGTGCTGTCGCGGCGCGCGGTGGAGGCGGTGCTGTCGTTGCCGGAGCACCACCGCTTCTCCAAGGGTTTGTTCGCCTGGATCGGTTTCGACACCGCTTACGTCTCCTTCCGCGACGCGCCGCGGCGGTTCGGCCGTTCGAAGTGGACCTTCGGTGCGCTGGTCGATCACGGTCTCGACGGGCTGACCTCGTTCAACGCGAAACCGCTGCGCGTCTCGCTGTACCTGGGCGCGTTGCTGGCGTGCGCGGCGGGTGCGTGGATCGCCCGCGCGACGGCGAAGGCCATTGTGGACGGTTCGCGGATGTCGGTGTGCGGGGCGCTGCTCGTCGGGGTGGGCGGGCTGCAGCTGTGCTTCCTCGGAGTGCTCGGGGAGTACTCCGGGCGGAGCTACTTCGAGGCCAAGCGCCGGCCGCACTACCTGGTCAAGGAACTGAGCCCGGACGTCGCGGGGTACCGGCCGCGGCCCGTCGAACGGGTGCCGTGA